A single region of the Balaenoptera ricei isolate mBalRic1 chromosome 12, mBalRic1.hap2, whole genome shotgun sequence genome encodes:
- the LDHAL6B gene encoding L-lactate dehydrogenase A-like 6B isoform X2, whose protein sequence is MELSPRQPAGVARRGSWPIAPACKMATVKCELMKNFPSEEPVRCNKISIVGTGSVGMACAVSILLKGLSDELALVDVDGGRLKGETMDLQHGSPFVRIPRCKLIVVSNPVDILTYVAWKLSEFPPNRIIGSGCNLDTARFRFLIGQRLGIHSESCHGWILGEHGDSSVPVWSGVNIAGVPLKDLDVDIGTDKDPEQWKNVHKDVVASAYEIIKMKGYTSWAIGLSVADLTESIVKNLRRVHPVSTRIKGLYGISEDVFLSVPCILGGSGITDLIKVKLAPEEEAHLRKSAKTLWEIQKELKF, encoded by the exons ATGGAGCTGAGTCCCCGCCAGCCGGCAGGCGTCGCCCGCAGGGGCTCCTGGCCCATCGCCCCCGCGTGCAAGATGGCTACGGTCAAGTGTGAGCTTATGAAGAATTTCCCCTCAGAGGAGCCCGTTCGTTGCAATAAGATCTCCATTGTAGGAACTGGATCGGTTGGCATGGCCTGTGCTGTCAGCATCCTGCTAAAAGGCCTGAGTGATGAACTTGCCTTGGTGGATGTTGATGGAGGCAGACTGAAGGGTGAGACAATGGACCTTCAACATGGCAGCCCTTTCGTGAGAAT TCCTCGCTGCAAACTGATTGTTGTTTCCAATCCAGTGGATATCTTAACTTACGTAGCCTGGAAGTTGAGTGAATTTCCCCCAAACCGTATTATTGGAAGTGGTTGTAATCTGGACACTGCCCGTTTCCGTTTCTTGATCGGGCAGAGGCTCGGTATCCATTCTGAAAGCTGTCATGGGTGGATCCTTGGAGAGCATGGAGACTCAAGTGTTCCTGTGTGGAGTGGAGTGAACATCGCCGGTGTCCCTCTGAAGGATCTGGACGTAGATATAGGAACTGATAAAGATCCTGAGCAGTGGAAAAATGTGCACAAAGATGTGGTTGCTAGTGCCTATGAGATTATTAAAATGAAAGGTTATACTTCTTGGGCCATTGGCCTGTCTGTAGCTGACTTAACAGAGAGTATTGTGAAGAATCTTAGGAGAGTGCATCCAGTTTCCACCAGGATTAAGGGTCTCTATGGAATAAGTGAAGACGTATTCCTCAGTGTCCCTTGTATCCTGGGAGGGAGTGGTATTACCGACCTTATAAAAGTAAAGTTGGCCCCTGAAGAAGAGGCCCATCTGCGGAAGAGTGCAAAAACACTTTGGGAAATTCAAAAGGAGCTTAAGTTTTAA
- the LDHAL6B gene encoding L-lactate dehydrogenase A-like 6B isoform X1 encodes MSWAVGMLRASQRAGAVRANCLCPGMELSPRQPAGVARRGSWPIAPACKMATVKCELMKNFPSEEPVRCNKISIVGTGSVGMACAVSILLKGLSDELALVDVDGGRLKGETMDLQHGSPFVRMPNIISSEDYLVTANSNLVIITAGARQEKGETRLNLVQRNLAIFKLMISSIVQYSPRCKLIVVSNPVDILTYVAWKLSEFPPNRIIGSGCNLDTARFRFLIGQRLGIHSESCHGWILGEHGDSSVPVWSGVNIAGVPLKDLDVDIGTDKDPEQWKNVHKDVVASAYEIIKMKGYTSWAIGLSVADLTESIVKNLRRVHPVSTRIKGLYGISEDVFLSVPCILGGSGITDLIKVKLAPEEEAHLRKSAKTLWEIQKELKF; translated from the coding sequence ATGAGCTGGGCTGTGGGAATGCTGCGGGCCAGCCAGAGAGCGGGCGCTGTGAGAGCGAATTGCCTGTGCCCGGGAATGGAGCTGAGTCCCCGCCAGCCGGCAGGCGTCGCCCGCAGGGGCTCCTGGCCCATCGCCCCCGCGTGCAAGATGGCTACGGTCAAGTGTGAGCTTATGAAGAATTTCCCCTCAGAGGAGCCCGTTCGTTGCAATAAGATCTCCATTGTAGGAACTGGATCGGTTGGCATGGCCTGTGCTGTCAGCATCCTGCTAAAAGGCCTGAGTGATGAACTTGCCTTGGTGGATGTTGATGGAGGCAGACTGAAGGGTGAGACAATGGACCTTCAACATGGCAGCCCTTTCGTGAGAATGCCCAATATTATTTCCAGCGAGGATTACCTGGTCACCGCAAACTCCAACCTCGTGATTATCACAGCAGGTGCACGccaggaaaaaggagaaacacgccTTAATTTAGTCCAGCGAAATTTGGCCATCTTTAAGTTAATGATTTCCAGTATTGTTCAGTACAGTCCTCGCTGCAAACTGATTGTTGTTTCCAATCCAGTGGATATCTTAACTTACGTAGCCTGGAAGTTGAGTGAATTTCCCCCAAACCGTATTATTGGAAGTGGTTGTAATCTGGACACTGCCCGTTTCCGTTTCTTGATCGGGCAGAGGCTCGGTATCCATTCTGAAAGCTGTCATGGGTGGATCCTTGGAGAGCATGGAGACTCAAGTGTTCCTGTGTGGAGTGGAGTGAACATCGCCGGTGTCCCTCTGAAGGATCTGGACGTAGATATAGGAACTGATAAAGATCCTGAGCAGTGGAAAAATGTGCACAAAGATGTGGTTGCTAGTGCCTATGAGATTATTAAAATGAAAGGTTATACTTCTTGGGCCATTGGCCTGTCTGTAGCTGACTTAACAGAGAGTATTGTGAAGAATCTTAGGAGAGTGCATCCAGTTTCCACCAGGATTAAGGGTCTCTATGGAATAAGTGAAGACGTATTCCTCAGTGTCCCTTGTATCCTGGGAGGGAGTGGTATTACCGACCTTATAAAAGTAAAGTTGGCCCCTGAAGAAGAGGCCCATCTGCGGAAGAGTGCAAAAACACTTTGGGAAATTCAAAAGGAGCTTAAGTTTTAA
- the LDHAL6B gene encoding L-lactate dehydrogenase A-like 6B isoform X3, which yields MELSPRQPAGVARRGSWPIAPACKMATVKCELMKNFPSEEPVRCNKISIVGTGSVGMACAVSILLKGLSDELALVDVDGGRLKGETMDLQHGSPFVRMPNIISSEDYLVTANSNLVIITAGARQEKGETRLNLVQRNLAIFKLMISSIVQYSPRCKLIVVSNPVDILTYVAWKLSEFPPNRIIGSGCNLDTARFRFLIGQRLGIHSESCHGWILGEHGDSSVPVWSGVNIAGVPLKDLDVDIGTDKDPEQWKNCKNTLGNSKGA from the exons ATGGAGCTGAGTCCCCGCCAGCCGGCAGGCGTCGCCCGCAGGGGCTCCTGGCCCATCGCCCCCGCGTGCAAGATGGCTACGGTCAAGTGTGAGCTTATGAAGAATTTCCCCTCAGAGGAGCCCGTTCGTTGCAATAAGATCTCCATTGTAGGAACTGGATCGGTTGGCATGGCCTGTGCTGTCAGCATCCTGCTAAAAGGCCTGAGTGATGAACTTGCCTTGGTGGATGTTGATGGAGGCAGACTGAAGGGTGAGACAATGGACCTTCAACATGGCAGCCCTTTCGTGAGAATGCCCAATATTATTTCCAGCGAGGATTACCTGGTCACCGCAAACTCCAACCTCGTGATTATCACAGCAGGTGCACGccaggaaaaaggagaaacacgccTTAATTTAGTCCAGCGAAATTTGGCCATCTTTAAGTTAATGATTTCCAGTATTGTTCAGTACAGTCCTCGCTGCAAACTGATTGTTGTTTCCAATCCAGTGGATATCTTAACTTACGTAGCCTGGAAGTTGAGTGAATTTCCCCCAAACCGTATTATTGGAAGTGGTTGTAATCTGGACACTGCCCGTTTCCGTTTCTTGATCGGGCAGAGGCTCGGTATCCATTCTGAAAGCTGTCATGGGTGGATCCTTGGAGAGCATGGAGACTCAAGTGTTCCTGTGTGGAGTGGAGTGAACATCGCCGGTGTCCCTCTGAAGGATCTGGACGTAGATATAGGAACTGATAAAGATCCTGAGCAGTGGAAAAAT TGCAAAAACACTTTGGGAAATTCAAAAGGAGCTTAA